Sequence from the Candidatus Binatia bacterium genome:
GTTCGACATCCCCTCGTCATGCGATGACAGTACGAACAGGTCGAATGCCGACAACACTTCCGGCATGTCGCTACGGCGCCCGAGCAGATGCAGATGCCGTTCGAGACCGAGAGTCCGCACCAACATCTGCAGTTCCTGGTCCAGGTCGCCTTCGCCGACGATCACCGCGTGCGCCGCGGGTTGCGTCTCGCGAACGCGCGCCATGGCGCGAATGAACTCTTCCACACCTTTGCGCACGCGCATACGCGTGACGATCCCTACCACCGGAACATCCTCCGGCAGGCCCAGGCGGCTCTTGAAGGGCGCCGGCGGCAACGGGCAAAAACGCTCGGTATCCACCCCGCTCGGAATGACGATCATCTTTTCTCTCGCGCAGCCCTCGTTATCGTGCACGAAATCCCGCACCGCCTCAGCGTTGACCATTACTCGATCCGAGAGGACGTTGGCGATCTTGGCGCTCAGCAACTCGAAGCCTCGGCGCTCGTGGCAGCCGCGTTTGCTCGACAGCACCACCGGGACACGGGCTGTGCGGGCGGCAAGCGACCCCACGAGGTTGGCGCGCAAGAGATAGTTGTGCACCACATCGGCTTGCTGCCGCCGCAGCGCTCTGGCCAGGGCGATCACCCGCGCCGGCAGGGCTACACCTTTGAAGCTCAACGCCGCCGCTGGGGTCTGTACCGGGATACCCAAAGCCCGCACCGTGTCCAACAACACACCCTCGGCGCGCAAGCAATAGAGCACCGGTTCAAAGTGGTCGCGATCGAGCAACCGCAGCACCTGCGTCAGGTGCGTCTGGCTGCCGCCGACGACCATCGACTTGATGACATAGGCGAGGCGTATCTTGCGCATG
This genomic interval carries:
- a CDS encoding glycosyltransferase; the protein is MRKIRLAYVIKSMVVGGSQTHLTQVLRLLDRDHFEPVLYCLRAEGVLLDTVRALGIPVQTPAAALSFKGVALPARVIALARALRRQQADVVHNYLLRANLVGSLAARTARVPVVLSSKRGCHERRGFELLSAKIANVLSDRVMVNAEAVRDFVHDNEGCAREKMIVIPSGVDTERFCPLPPAPFKSRLGLPEDVPVVGIVTRMRVRKGVEEFIRAMARVRETQPAAHAVIVGEGDLDQELQMLVRTLGLERHLHLLGRRSDMPEVLSAFDLFVLSSHDEGMSNAILEAMAMEKAVVATDVGGTGEVVRHGHSGLLVPAKDAEALAAAISEVLAQPMRAREMGRLARRIVHEGFSAQAMVRQMERLYLELAAARGVAVAKVAQEAS